A single region of the Triticum dicoccoides isolate Atlit2015 ecotype Zavitan chromosome 2B, WEW_v2.0, whole genome shotgun sequence genome encodes:
- the LOC119367634 gene encoding uncharacterized protein LOC119367634 gives MARLRPIRTACIPHRCQPSLTPALLRPQLSPPPLPHSSARDNDQAINPSESAVTSSPAHAASARGHREEPLLPPTCRCLLPARAAAAIHSALPREPCLTAAPQAAVSMDGACAVLQLWPARLRATRSLLLISMWSMHKLPHHGSLVVLSSASPLEIQGVPFCSSARGSTGFSLFEFSDLQCNPSYSLFCQINDSAWAAIVEKQKYVDEAHCVCVFSEEK, from the exons ATGGCCCGACTGCGCCCGATCCGGACTGCCTGCATCCCACATCGGTGTCAACCTTCTCTCACCCCCGCGCTCCTCCGGCCGCAGCTATCTCCTCCACCTCTCCCTCACTCCTCCGCTCGTGACAACGACCAGGCCATAAATCCCAGTGAGTCCGCTGTCACCTCTTCTCCAGCGCACGCGGCATCGGCGAGAGGCCACCGAGAAGAACCTCTACTGCCCCCCACCTGTCGTTGCCTGCTACCAGCACGGGCAGCTGCTGCCATCCACAGCGCCCTGCCCCGCGAGCCCTGCCTCACAGCGGCTCCTCAGGCAGCCGTATCGATGGACGGTGCTTGCGCAGTTCTCCAACTCTGGCCCG CTCGGCTGCGAGCCACACGCAGTTTGCTGCTCATCTCCATGTGGTCGATGCACAAGCTGCCCCATCACGGCTCGCTGGTAGTGCTATCATCAGCAAGTCCGCTAGAAATACAGGGTGTACCGTTCTGTAGTTCGGCTAGGGGTAGCACGGGGTTCAGTTTGTTTGAGTTTTCAGATTTGCAGTGCAATCCAAGCTATTCATTATTCTGTCAGATAAACGACTCTGCGTGGGCTGcaattgttgaaaaacagaaatacGTGGATGAAGCTCATTGTGTGTGTGTTTTCTCTGAAGAGAAATAG